A single window of Brachyhypopomus gauderio isolate BG-103 chromosome 21, BGAUD_0.2, whole genome shotgun sequence DNA harbors:
- the rarga gene encoding retinoic acid receptor gamma-A isoform X1: MATNRGHMPGFPPAVYPFAFNSMRSHSPFDLMANSSLFGRFGADLPKEMAALSVETQSTSSEEMVPSSPSPPPPPRVYKPCFVCQDKSSGYHYGVSSCEGCKGFFRRSIQKNMVYTCHRDKNCQINKVTRNRCQYCRLQKCFEVGMSKEAVRNDRNKKKKDVKEEVVPVESYELSGELEELVNKVSKAHQETCPSLCQLGKYTTNSSSDHRVQLDLGLWDKFSELSTKCIIKIVEFAKRLPGFTTLTIADQITLLKSACLDILMLRICTRYTPEQDTMTFSDGLTLNRTQMHNAGFGPLTDLVFSFAGQLLPLEMDDTETGLLSAICLICGDRMDLEEPQRVDRLQEPLLEALKIYARRRRPNKPHMFPRMLMKITDLRGISTKGAERAVKLKMEIPGPMPPLIREMLENPEAFEEQTECRESPAEPTPTAASAPPPPPAMKTERDDEEDGWATENGSEPSPEEEEEEDEEDADEERGTDSDGEAWGGQESSVDMSRKSHVGRSQ; this comes from the exons ATGGCAACCAACCGCGGACACATGCCCGGCTTCCCGCCCGCCGTCTACCCTTTCGCTTTCAACTCGATGCGGAGCCACTCCCCCTTTGACCTGATGGCCAATAGCAGCCTGTTCGGCCGCTTTGGGGCAGACCTTCCCAAAGAGATGGCTGCATTGT cgGTAGAGACCCAAAGCACCAGCTCGGAGGAGATGGTCCCCAGTTCACCCTCTCCGCCTCCACCGCCCCGGGTCTACAAGCCCTGCTTCGTGTGCCAGGACAAGTCCTCGGGCTACCACTACGGGGTCAGCTCCTGCGAGGGCTGCAAG GGGTTCTTCAGACGCAGTATTCAGAAGAACATGGTGTACACCTGCCACCGTGACAAGAACTGCCAGATCAACAAGGTCACGCGGAACCGCTGCCAGTACTGCCGTCTGCAGAAGTGCTTCGAGGTCGGCATGTCGAAGGAAG CCGTACGTAACGACCGcaataagaagaagaaggacgtgaaggaggaggtggtgcccgTGGAGAGCTACGAGCTGAGCGGCGAACTGGAGGAGCTAGTCAACAAAGTGAGCAAGGCCCATCAGGAGACCTGCCCCTCACTCTGCCAGCTGGGCAAATACACCACG aactCCAGCTCAGATCACCGTGTGCAGCTGGACCTTGGACTGTGGGACAAATTCAGCGAGCTCTCCACCAAGTGCATCATCAAGATCGTGGAGTTCGCCAAGCGTCTCCCCGGGTTCACCACGCTCACCATCGCAGACCAGATCACCCTGCTCAAATCTGCCTGCCTCGACATCTTG ATGCTGCGTATCTGCACACGCTACACGCCGGAGCAGGACACCATGACGTTCTCCGACGGCCTGACCCTCAACCGCACGCAGATGCACAACGCCGGCTTCGGGCCGCTCACCGACCTGGTGTTCTCGTTCGCCGGACAGCTCCTGCCACTGGAGATGGACGACACCGAGACGGGTCTCCTCAGCGCCATCTGCCTGATCTGTGGAG ACCGCATGGACCTGGAGGAACCCCAGCGCGTGGACCGCCTGCAGGAGCCCCTGCTGGAGGCTCTGAAGATTTACGCCCGCCGGCGCCGGCCCAACAAGCCGCACATGTTCCCACGAATGCTGATGAAGATCACCGACCTGCGTGGCATCAGCACCAAAG GAGCGGAGAGGGCGGTCaagctgaagatggagatcccgGGGCCCATGCCGCCGCTCATCCGCGAGATGCTGGAGAACCCGGAGGCGTTCGAAGAGCAGACAGAGTGTCGCGAGAGCCCCGCCGAGCCGACGCCCACCGCGGCctcggccccgccccctccgccGGCTATGAAGACGGAGCGTGATGACGAGGAGGACGGGTGGGCCACGGAGAACGGCAGCGAGCCGTCGcccgaggaagaggaagaggaggatgaggaggacgcTGACGAGGAGAGGGGCACAGACAGTGATGGAGAGGCGTGGGGAGGGCAGGAGTCCAGCGTGGACATGTCCCGAAAAAGCCATGTGGGGAGGTCCCAGTGA
- the rarga gene encoding retinoic acid receptor gamma-A isoform X2: MFDCMEALGMGPRQLYDVTNRGACMLRKVSPFFAGLDHFAWTGGAASVQSVETQSTSSEEMVPSSPSPPPPPRVYKPCFVCQDKSSGYHYGVSSCEGCKGFFRRSIQKNMVYTCHRDKNCQINKVTRNRCQYCRLQKCFEVGMSKEAVRNDRNKKKKDVKEEVVPVESYELSGELEELVNKVSKAHQETCPSLCQLGKYTTNSSSDHRVQLDLGLWDKFSELSTKCIIKIVEFAKRLPGFTTLTIADQITLLKSACLDILMLRICTRYTPEQDTMTFSDGLTLNRTQMHNAGFGPLTDLVFSFAGQLLPLEMDDTETGLLSAICLICGDRMDLEEPQRVDRLQEPLLEALKIYARRRRPNKPHMFPRMLMKITDLRGISTKGAERAVKLKMEIPGPMPPLIREMLENPEAFEEQTECRESPAEPTPTAASAPPPPPAMKTERDDEEDGWATENGSEPSPEEEEEEDEEDADEERGTDSDGEAWGGQESSVDMSRKSHVGRSQ; this comes from the exons ATGTTTGACTGTATGGAGGCTCTGGGCATGGGACCCCGCCAGCTCTATGATGTCACCAACCGGGGCGCCTGTATGCTGCGCAAGGTGAGCCCCTTCTTCGCCGGGCTGGACCACTTCGCCTGGACGGGGGGAGCCGCCAGCGTACAGT cgGTAGAGACCCAAAGCACCAGCTCGGAGGAGATGGTCCCCAGTTCACCCTCTCCGCCTCCACCGCCCCGGGTCTACAAGCCCTGCTTCGTGTGCCAGGACAAGTCCTCGGGCTACCACTACGGGGTCAGCTCCTGCGAGGGCTGCAAG GGGTTCTTCAGACGCAGTATTCAGAAGAACATGGTGTACACCTGCCACCGTGACAAGAACTGCCAGATCAACAAGGTCACGCGGAACCGCTGCCAGTACTGCCGTCTGCAGAAGTGCTTCGAGGTCGGCATGTCGAAGGAAG CCGTACGTAACGACCGcaataagaagaagaaggacgtgaaggaggaggtggtgcccgTGGAGAGCTACGAGCTGAGCGGCGAACTGGAGGAGCTAGTCAACAAAGTGAGCAAGGCCCATCAGGAGACCTGCCCCTCACTCTGCCAGCTGGGCAAATACACCACG aactCCAGCTCAGATCACCGTGTGCAGCTGGACCTTGGACTGTGGGACAAATTCAGCGAGCTCTCCACCAAGTGCATCATCAAGATCGTGGAGTTCGCCAAGCGTCTCCCCGGGTTCACCACGCTCACCATCGCAGACCAGATCACCCTGCTCAAATCTGCCTGCCTCGACATCTTG ATGCTGCGTATCTGCACACGCTACACGCCGGAGCAGGACACCATGACGTTCTCCGACGGCCTGACCCTCAACCGCACGCAGATGCACAACGCCGGCTTCGGGCCGCTCACCGACCTGGTGTTCTCGTTCGCCGGACAGCTCCTGCCACTGGAGATGGACGACACCGAGACGGGTCTCCTCAGCGCCATCTGCCTGATCTGTGGAG ACCGCATGGACCTGGAGGAACCCCAGCGCGTGGACCGCCTGCAGGAGCCCCTGCTGGAGGCTCTGAAGATTTACGCCCGCCGGCGCCGGCCCAACAAGCCGCACATGTTCCCACGAATGCTGATGAAGATCACCGACCTGCGTGGCATCAGCACCAAAG GAGCGGAGAGGGCGGTCaagctgaagatggagatcccgGGGCCCATGCCGCCGCTCATCCGCGAGATGCTGGAGAACCCGGAGGCGTTCGAAGAGCAGACAGAGTGTCGCGAGAGCCCCGCCGAGCCGACGCCCACCGCGGCctcggccccgccccctccgccGGCTATGAAGACGGAGCGTGATGACGAGGAGGACGGGTGGGCCACGGAGAACGGCAGCGAGCCGTCGcccgaggaagaggaagaggaggatgaggaggacgcTGACGAGGAGAGGGGCACAGACAGTGATGGAGAGGCGTGGGGAGGGCAGGAGTCCAGCGTGGACATGTCCCGAAAAAGCCATGTGGGGAGGTCCCAGTGA